In the genome of Bacillota bacterium, one region contains:
- the dnaX gene encoding DNA polymerase III subunit gamma/tau, with product MAYVSMYRRWRPQTFDEVVGQEHVTRTLRNAVAAGRISHAYLFCGPRGTGKTSVAKLLAKALNCQNGPTPDPCGKCEACVRIRDGRSMDVIEIDAASNRGIDEIRELREKVKFAPVEERYKVYIIDEVHMLTQEAFNALLKTLEEPPARVVFVLATTEPHKVLPTILSRCQRFDFRRLTNRELSARISAVAASEGIQISEDAVKLIASSAQGAARDALGLLEQCAAYTGGIVTYDDAVAAIGVAGFQKVAGFCDSVIHKDLAAALTLVRDLVDSGHDPGQFLRDVIEHFRNLLVLRACGFKTELVDAPEASLDDLKRQAQALPSADILRAIDILSAAESDMRYSAAPLLTLEIATIKLVIPVLASSATEVGSASTLGSSPVEQERRPAATGGPALRSQQARPGGGPSQPAPRPAGVDANRERPARGPTGRATLVGGTTQARSSPASAAEPAASSRPSSSSRHGPSPEASTETAASAALAAPDAPVRVTGSPVLGPVTRSTTLEEVRAKWGDVLVALKGKGAVLTWYNQTTPVALVGNELTVGFQTEFLRDRASDARYRTPVEEALKAILGVDLAVKCVVSPQRDPVQPPPAEEVPWPDTDDAPPPGSAAGALGMRPAEPTGEEARGETERPFPSDVALPGPESRAPVPGDGNLKTANGNGDANGDANGDGVELSDAESEGFAASFAKAKAAIMDHPAVKAALSVFGGKVFKIEI from the coding sequence GTGGCGTACGTCTCCATGTACAGGCGCTGGCGACCTCAGACGTTCGATGAGGTCGTAGGGCAGGAGCATGTTACGCGCACGCTGCGAAATGCCGTGGCCGCGGGTCGCATCTCCCATGCGTACCTGTTCTGCGGCCCGAGAGGCACCGGCAAGACCAGCGTCGCAAAGCTCCTCGCGAAGGCCCTGAACTGCCAGAACGGCCCGACTCCCGATCCGTGTGGCAAGTGTGAGGCTTGCGTCCGTATCAGAGACGGCCGCTCGATGGACGTCATCGAGATCGACGCCGCGTCGAACCGAGGCATCGATGAGATCCGCGAGCTGCGGGAGAAGGTCAAGTTTGCGCCTGTCGAGGAGAGATACAAGGTCTACATCATTGACGAAGTACACATGCTTACGCAAGAGGCGTTCAACGCGCTTCTCAAGACGCTGGAGGAGCCTCCGGCGCGCGTAGTGTTCGTGCTTGCCACCACGGAGCCGCACAAGGTGCTTCCCACCATTCTATCGCGGTGCCAGCGTTTTGATTTCAGGCGCCTCACAAACCGCGAGCTCTCCGCACGCATCTCCGCAGTGGCAGCTTCCGAGGGAATCCAGATCTCCGAGGACGCAGTGAAGCTCATCGCCTCCTCGGCCCAGGGAGCGGCCCGTGACGCGCTGGGCCTCCTCGAGCAGTGTGCGGCGTACACGGGCGGCATCGTGACCTACGACGACGCCGTGGCTGCCATCGGGGTTGCTGGGTTCCAGAAGGTGGCGGGATTCTGTGACAGCGTGATACACAAGGATCTCGCCGCAGCTCTCACCCTCGTTCGGGATCTCGTGGACAGCGGGCACGACCCCGGCCAGTTTCTCCGCGACGTCATCGAGCACTTCAGGAACCTGCTGGTGCTGCGGGCGTGTGGTTTCAAGACGGAGCTGGTGGACGCGCCTGAGGCCTCCCTCGACGACCTCAAGAGGCAGGCTCAGGCCCTTCCGTCGGCGGACATACTTCGCGCGATAGACATATTGAGTGCGGCAGAAAGCGATATGCGGTACTCCGCAGCTCCGCTCCTTACGCTCGAGATAGCCACGATCAAGCTGGTGATCCCCGTATTGGCCAGCTCCGCAACGGAGGTGGGGTCCGCTTCGACGCTTGGGTCTTCGCCAGTGGAGCAGGAAAGGCGCCCGGCTGCCACTGGGGGGCCGGCGCTGAGATCGCAACAGGCCCGGCCCGGCGGCGGGCCTTCGCAGCCTGCGCCGCGCCCGGCTGGGGTGGACGCGAACCGTGAAAGGCCCGCGAGAGGGCCGACGGGTCGTGCCACGCTCGTGGGCGGCACCACGCAGGCCAGGTCAAGCCCGGCGTCCGCGGCGGAGCCAGCGGCTTCGTCCAGACCTTCGTCCTCGTCCCGGCACGGGCCATCGCCCGAAGCCTCCACGGAAACCGCCGCATCGGCGGCACTCGCCGCACCAGACGCCCCTGTGCGGGTCACGGGATCACCGGTGCTGGGGCCCGTCACGCGGTCCACCACACTTGAAGAGGTGCGGGCCAAGTGGGGCGACGTCCTCGTCGCCCTGAAGGGCAAGGGGGCCGTATTGACCTGGTACAACCAAACGACGCCTGTCGCCCTCGTGGGGAACGAGCTCACGGTAGGCTTCCAGACGGAGTTCCTCAGAGACAGGGCGTCCGATGCACGCTACAGGACCCCCGTAGAGGAGGCTTTGAAGGCGATCCTCGGGGTCGACCTCGCGGTGAAGTGCGTCGTCTCGCCGCAGCGTGACCCGGTACAGCCTCCTCCGGCCGAGGAAGTCCCATGGCCTGACACCGATGATGCTCCCCCGCCGGGGTCGGCCGCAGGGGCGCTCGGGATGCGCCCTGCCGAACCCACGGGCGAAGAAGCGCGAGGCGAGACTGAGCGCCCATTTCCGTCCGACGTGGCGCTGCCTGGCCCAGAGTCTCGCGCTCCCGTCCCCGGCGATGGCAACCTCAAGACCGCCAATGGTAACGGGGACGCCAACGGGGACGCGAACGGTGACGGGGTAGAGCTGTCCGACGCTGAAAGCGAGGGCTTCGCCGCGAGTTTTGCCAAGGCAAAAGCGGCGATCATGGATCACCCGGCTGTCAAAGCGGCCCTTTCGGTCTTCGGCGGCAAGGTCTTCAAGATCGAGATATAG
- a CDS encoding YbaB/EbfC family nucleoid-associated protein: protein MGFNNVNMGKMMKQIQKVQADIMRVQEELKNKTVEGSAGGGAVKVTANGHQEIVAIEISREAVDPEDVEMLQDLILAAVNEALRKAQELAASEMGKVAGNMGLPGLPPMI from the coding sequence GTGGGCTTCAACAACGTGAACATGGGCAAGATGATGAAGCAGATCCAAAAGGTGCAGGCCGACATCATGCGGGTTCAGGAGGAGCTCAAGAACAAGACCGTAGAAGGCAGTGCGGGCGGCGGCGCGGTGAAAGTCACGGCCAACGGCCACCAGGAGATCGTTGCAATCGAGATCTCGCGCGAAGCGGTGGACCCCGAAGACGTGGAGATGCTTCAGGATCTCATCCTCGCGGCCGTGAACGAGGCGCTCCGGAAGGCCCAAGAGCTTGCGGCGAGCGAGATGGGCAAGGTTGCTGGAAACATGGGCTTGCCTGGGCTTCCGCCGATGATATGA
- the recR gene encoding recombination protein RecR, which produces MPRYAAPLAKLIDQFTRLPGIGPKTAQRLAFHILKTPREDVVRLAEALLEAKDRILHCSVCGNLTEADPCQICSDTARDRSVIAVVEEPKDVMALERTGEFRGLYHVLGGAISPVDGVGPDDIRVRELLERLKDGTVKEVILATDPNIEGEATAMYVARLIKPLGVRVTRIAHGLPVGGDLEYADEVTLTRALEGRREM; this is translated from the coding sequence ATGCCGCGTTATGCTGCGCCTTTAGCAAAGCTCATAGATCAATTCACCCGCCTCCCGGGGATAGGCCCGAAGACCGCCCAACGCCTTGCGTTCCATATCCTCAAGACCCCGCGTGAGGATGTCGTGCGGCTTGCCGAGGCCTTGCTCGAGGCCAAGGATCGGATACTCCACTGTTCTGTCTGCGGGAACCTCACCGAGGCCGACCCATGTCAGATATGCTCGGACACCGCCCGGGACCGATCTGTGATAGCCGTGGTAGAGGAGCCCAAGGACGTCATGGCCCTCGAACGTACGGGGGAGTTTCGCGGGCTTTATCACGTCTTGGGAGGGGCCATCTCGCCCGTGGACGGGGTCGGCCCAGATGACATCCGCGTGAGGGAGCTCTTGGAACGCTTGAAGGATGGCACCGTGAAAGAGGTCATCCTCGCGACCGACCCGAATATCGAGGGTGAGGCAACGGCTATGTACGTGGCGCGCCTCATCAAGCCCCTTGGCGTCAGGGTGACGCGGATAGCCCACGGGCTCCCTGTGGGTGGCGACCTTGAATACGCGGACGAGGTCACACTCACGCGCGCCCTCGAAGGGCGCCGAGAAATGTAG
- a CDS encoding DUF2508 family protein — MQVPTPRRSSGGTSVAERADDRQSRPVARLLNPAAAHAGTPRDRDRRLPNAGCSATAWGADLQRRCVARVVALCARVRASVGCALARAAFAIERVGKQRSGTHRVGDQAGLVNVPTFEEAAEAAREEWARAMSYFDQVVDPDLIDYAAYSLRAAERKYVYLLKKAREESALTAHTSAR; from the coding sequence ATGCAAGTTCCAACCCCAAGGAGATCGTCTGGAGGGACCAGTGTGGCGGAGAGGGCGGACGATCGCCAGTCTAGACCGGTGGCGAGACTCCTGAATCCGGCGGCGGCTCATGCGGGGACACCCCGCGATCGGGATCGCCGTCTGCCGAACGCGGGATGCTCTGCAACAGCGTGGGGAGCCGACTTGCAGCGGCGCTGCGTCGCTCGTGTCGTCGCGCTTTGTGCTCGCGTCCGCGCATCTGTCGGCTGCGCCCTGGCGAGGGCGGCCTTCGCGATCGAACGGGTGGGTAAGCAGCGCAGTGGTACGCACCGCGTCGGGGACCAGGCAGGGCTCGTGAACGTTCCCACGTTTGAGGAGGCCGCAGAGGCCGCGCGCGAGGAATGGGCGCGCGCGATGTCCTACTTTGACCAGGTCGTGGATCCGGACCTTATCGACTACGCCGCTTATTCGCTGAGGGCGGCTGAGCGAAAGTACGTATACCTGCTAAAGAAGGCCCGCGAAGAGAGCGCTTTGACCGCGCATACATCCGCGAGGTAG
- the bofA gene encoding pro-sigmaK processing inhibitor BofA — MHVATVLAWGFALFLLYVVAYILYVPLKMIARLAYNAVLGGLALYLVNLVGRFFGFSVAINPATALITGLLGLPGLALIIGLKYVIVGGL, encoded by the coding sequence ATGCACGTGGCGACCGTCCTTGCATGGGGTTTTGCGCTTTTCCTTCTCTATGTGGTGGCCTACATCCTGTACGTGCCCCTGAAGATGATCGCTCGGCTCGCATACAATGCAGTGCTCGGAGGCCTTGCGCTGTACCTCGTGAACTTGGTCGGGAGATTCTTCGGATTCTCGGTTGCGATCAACCCGGCCACTGCCTTGATAACTGGGCTTCTCGGGCTCCCGGGGTTGGCGCTCATCATCGGTCTGAAGTACGTGATCGTGGGTGGCCTGTGA